In Polaromonas sp. JS666, one genomic interval encodes:
- a CDS encoding class I SAM-dependent methyltransferase, translated as MNTQHHWDQVYQHKAADAVSWFRPHLERSLSLIEKAAPDRAMSVIDVGGGESTLVDDLLAAGYRDVSVLDISPAAVDATRQRLGPAGQAVTWWVGDVTQVALPAARYDVWHDRAVFHFLTDAGQRQAYVRQVMRAVKPGGHVIVATFGPEGPAQCSGLDVVRYDAEGLHGEFGAAFQLVESATEVHETPFGTTQQFIYCYCVKAP; from the coding sequence ATGAACACACAGCATCACTGGGACCAGGTCTATCAACACAAGGCCGCCGACGCGGTCAGCTGGTTTCGCCCACATCTGGAGCGATCCCTGTCGCTGATCGAAAAAGCGGCGCCCGACCGCGCCATGTCCGTCATCGACGTCGGCGGTGGCGAGTCGACGCTGGTCGATGACTTGCTGGCGGCGGGCTACCGCGACGTCAGCGTGCTCGACATTTCACCGGCCGCCGTTGATGCCACCCGGCAACGGCTCGGCCCCGCCGGCCAGGCGGTGACGTGGTGGGTCGGCGACGTCACCCAGGTGGCCCTCCCCGCCGCGCGGTATGACGTATGGCACGACAGGGCGGTTTTCCACTTCCTGACCGACGCCGGGCAGCGGCAAGCCTATGTGCGGCAGGTGATGCGGGCGGTCAAGCCGGGAGGCCATGTCATCGTGGCCACGTTCGGGCCGGAGGGGCCGGCTCAGTGCAGCGGTCTGGATGTGGTTCGCTATGACGCGGAAGGGCTGCACGGGGAATTTGGCGCGGCCTTCCAGCTCGTCGAAAGCGCCACCGAAGTCCATGAAACCCCGTTTGGGACCACGCAGCAGTTCATCTATTGCTACTGCGTCAAGGCGCCCTGA
- a CDS encoding MBL fold metallo-hydrolase, translating to MSARITVQAFFDSPTWTVTYVVTDTSTRRAAIIDPVLDYDYKAGRTSTTSADRVLAYVAEQQLHIDWILETHAHADHLSAARYLKEHVGGRIAIGENIRAVQSTFKKVFNLERSFLPDGSQFDHLFKDGETFRIGDVEATAMLVPGHTPADMAYRVEDSVFVGDTLFMPDVGTARADFPGGDVHALYRSIRTLLALPAETMMYVCHDYPPASRAPQWQTTVGEQRAHNIHVHDGISEEAFVAMRTARDATLDMPTLILPSIQVNVRAGDMPPPEDNGIRYLKIPVNTLGAPTR from the coding sequence ATGAGTGCTCGCATCACAGTCCAAGCTTTTTTTGACAGCCCCACCTGGACGGTCACTTACGTGGTGACGGACACCAGCACCCGACGCGCGGCCATCATCGACCCGGTGCTTGACTACGACTACAAGGCCGGACGCACCAGCACGACCTCGGCAGACCGGGTGCTGGCCTATGTCGCGGAGCAGCAGCTGCACATCGACTGGATCCTGGAAACCCACGCCCACGCCGACCACCTGTCGGCAGCGCGCTATCTAAAGGAGCATGTGGGTGGGCGCATCGCGATTGGCGAGAACATCCGGGCGGTCCAGTCGACCTTCAAGAAAGTCTTTAACCTGGAGCGCTCCTTCCTGCCCGACGGCAGCCAGTTCGACCATTTGTTCAAGGACGGCGAGACCTTCAGGATCGGGGACGTCGAAGCCACCGCGATGCTGGTTCCCGGCCATACCCCCGCGGACATGGCGTACCGGGTGGAGGATTCGGTCTTTGTCGGTGACACGCTGTTCATGCCCGATGTGGGCACGGCGCGGGCCGACTTTCCTGGCGGCGATGTGCATGCGCTGTATCGCTCCATCCGCACCCTGCTGGCCTTGCCGGCCGAGACCATGATGTATGTGTGCCACGACTACCCCCCCGCGTCGCGGGCGCCGCAATGGCAGACCACCGTGGGCGAGCAGCGCGCCCACAACATTCATGTGCACGACGGCATCTCCGAAGAGGCCTTCGTCGCCATGCGGACCGCCCGCGACGCTACGCTGGACATGCCCACCCTCATCCTTCCGTCCATCCAGGTCAACGTCCGCGCCGGCGACATGCCGCCGCCCGAGGACAATGGCATCCGGTATCTGAAGATCCCGGTCAACACGCTGGGCGCGCCAACCCGATAA
- a CDS encoding ArsR/SmtB family transcription factor, with product MQHTHPVIDPELLRGAAAQAVGVLKLLANEDRLLLLCQLSQGERCVSELEDELSIRQPTLSQQLGVLRNEGVVDTRRQGKNIYYSVADPAMLEILAVLYRLYCPENPQDPESPEGEI from the coding sequence ATGCAACACACCCATCCCGTCATCGATCCCGAGTTGCTGCGCGGCGCGGCCGCGCAGGCAGTCGGCGTGCTGAAACTGCTGGCCAATGAAGACCGGCTGCTGCTCCTGTGCCAGCTGTCGCAGGGCGAGCGCTGCGTCAGCGAGCTGGAAGACGAGCTGAGCATCCGCCAGCCCACGCTGTCGCAACAACTCGGCGTGTTGCGCAATGAAGGCGTCGTCGACACACGCCGGCAGGGCAAGAACATTTACTACAGCGTGGCCGATCCGGCCATGCTTGAAATCCTGGCGGTGCTGTACCGCCTGTATTGCCCCGAGAACCCCCAAGACCCCGAAAGCCCCGAAGGAGAAATCTGA
- a CDS encoding YeeE/YedE family protein, protein MSIDWNAFTPWSALLGGMLIGLAAAMFALLNGRVAGISGVLGGLLKPARGDVGWRAAFIAGLVGAPLVYAAFSVLPAVQIDAGYGALVAAGLLVGIGTRYGSGCTSGHGVCGLSRFSLRSLAATATFMGAGFVTVFVLRHLFNS, encoded by the coding sequence ATGTCCATCGACTGGAATGCATTCACCCCCTGGTCCGCCCTGCTGGGCGGCATGCTGATCGGCCTGGCCGCCGCCATGTTCGCGCTGCTCAACGGGCGCGTCGCGGGCATCAGCGGTGTTCTGGGCGGCCTGTTGAAGCCCGCGCGGGGCGATGTAGGTTGGCGCGCCGCGTTCATTGCGGGGCTGGTTGGCGCTCCGCTGGTGTACGCGGCGTTCTCCGTGCTGCCCGCCGTGCAGATTGATGCCGGCTATGGCGCCCTGGTCGCGGCGGGCCTGCTCGTGGGCATAGGCACCCGCTACGGTTCGGGCTGCACCAGCGGCCACGGTGTCTGCGGCCTGTCAAGGTTCTCGCTGCGGTCGCTGGCGGCGACAGCCACCTTCATGGGCGCAGGTTTCGTGACGGTGTTTGTGCTGCGCCACCTCTTCAATAGTTAA
- a CDS encoding YeeE/YedE family protein, with protein sequence MFVLTSLLAGLVFGLGLIVSGMANPAKVLGFLDLAGRWDPSLALVMAGAIAVGSVAFLLAKNRTRSLLGAEMKLPTASHIDRRLVVGSALFGMGWGIAGFCPGPGLVALGMGESKALLFVAAMLAGMVVFEILEKRRQTITHRTA encoded by the coding sequence ATGTTTGTCTTGACATCACTACTCGCCGGCCTGGTGTTCGGCCTGGGACTCATTGTGTCCGGCATGGCCAATCCGGCCAAGGTACTGGGTTTCCTGGACCTGGCGGGCCGGTGGGACCCCTCGCTGGCACTGGTCATGGCGGGTGCCATCGCGGTAGGCTCTGTCGCCTTCCTGTTGGCAAAAAACCGTACCCGGTCTCTGCTGGGCGCCGAAATGAAACTGCCCACCGCCAGCCACATAGACCGCCGGCTGGTGGTCGGCAGCGCGCTGTTCGGCATGGGCTGGGGCATTGCAGGGTTCTGCCCGGGCCCCGGCCTGGTCGCCCTCGGCATGGGCGAGTCCAAAGCGCTGCTTTTTGTCGCCGCGATGCTCGCCGGCATGGTGGTGTTCGAGATCCTGGAAAAGCGCCGGCAGACGATAACGCATCGCACCGCGTGA
- a CDS encoding DUF599 domain-containing protein, producing the protein MTSTTTWLASLITVAILLVYEAALLLVQRRNPARLARSAHANLREEWLAALSRQRGSEILAVQTLRNSLMSATMTASTAALGLMGAATLAAPSLNASLADGEALFGQFTARLALELVLMTVLFASLVCSAMAVRYYNHAGFISSMPVDSDERHRWTPTGVVYLRRAGLLYSWGLRHLLMVAPLLASIVYPLAGPVAAVIVVVALLGFDRFTPA; encoded by the coding sequence ATGACGAGCACCACCACCTGGCTGGCGAGCCTGATCACCGTTGCGATACTGCTGGTCTATGAGGCTGCGCTGCTGCTGGTCCAGCGGCGCAACCCGGCACGACTGGCGCGCTCGGCACATGCGAACCTGCGCGAGGAATGGCTAGCGGCCCTGTCCCGGCAGCGTGGCTCCGAAATTCTGGCGGTGCAGACCCTGCGCAATTCGCTGATGTCGGCGACGATGACCGCGTCAACGGCGGCGCTCGGACTGATGGGCGCGGCCACGCTGGCCGCGCCCTCGCTGAACGCCTCGCTGGCCGACGGGGAAGCCCTCTTCGGGCAGTTCACGGCGCGGCTGGCGCTGGAACTGGTGCTGATGACCGTGCTGTTTGCCTCCCTGGTCTGCTCGGCGATGGCGGTGCGCTACTACAACCATGCCGGCTTCATCAGCTCCATGCCGGTGGACTCGGATGAGCGCCACCGGTGGACGCCTACCGGCGTGGTCTATCTGCGCCGCGCAGGGCTGCTCTACAGCTGGGGCCTGCGACACCTGCTCATGGTGGCGCCGCTCCTCGCGTCCATCGTCTACCCGCTGGCCGGCCCCGTGGCGGCGGTCATCGTCGTGGTCGCGCTGCTCGGTTTTGACCGGTTCACCCCCGCCTGA
- a CDS encoding sigma-54 interaction domain-containing protein, whose protein sequence is MATSARTPPPSSKSSADPQWRAQELLLMSEVMRLVGKSLAPEVVLREMLHLMSELLGLNRGRIVLADFVGDIALQGLADRKPATRAAGAPAPQSAIRYAYGLTREEMARGRYGPGEGITGRVLATAQPIIVQDIDAEPQFLARSVARAQLPPDTVAFIALPIEVNREVIGVLACHRIRSRDRQLADDVAVLKILATLAGQLLQLQALVAEKTRALQAKNQLLTRALETAAARYGIIGTSPALLQALGELERVSEATASVLLLGESGTGKELFARAVHLSSQRRDQPFIKVNCAAIPDTLFESELFGYERGAFTGAQNARAGWFEQADRGTIFLDEIGEMPLAMQTKLLRTLQEGTIVRLGGKREIRVEVRVVAATNRDLAQEVQRGSFRRDLFYRLNVIPIRLPSLRERPQDIRALAVHFLSRINQANQRNVSLSPAALARLEQHPWPGNIRELGNVIERLVLLTDSAMVSAPEVERFLPPEQEDAAAAARPPALASAGQAHAPPGAAAPAVREYQPARSHSAAQLQQALLAHGGNQSRAAQALGLTVRQFSYRLRKMGLHNVDNL, encoded by the coding sequence ATGGCCACCTCTGCCCGCACACCGCCCCCTTCAAGCAAATCGTCCGCAGACCCCCAGTGGCGCGCGCAGGAGCTGCTGCTGATGAGCGAGGTCATGCGGCTGGTCGGCAAAAGCCTGGCGCCCGAGGTGGTGCTGCGGGAAATGCTGCACCTGATGTCGGAACTGCTGGGGCTGAACCGGGGCCGCATTGTGCTGGCCGATTTTGTCGGCGACATTGCGTTGCAGGGCCTGGCTGATCGCAAACCGGCGACCCGGGCTGCCGGCGCGCCGGCGCCACAATCGGCCATTCGTTATGCCTACGGCCTGACGCGCGAGGAAATGGCGCGCGGCCGCTACGGCCCGGGCGAAGGCATCACCGGCCGGGTGCTGGCCACGGCGCAGCCCATCATCGTGCAGGACATCGATGCCGAGCCGCAGTTTCTGGCGCGCTCGGTGGCGCGGGCCCAGCTGCCGCCCGACACCGTGGCCTTCATTGCGCTGCCGATCGAGGTCAACCGCGAGGTGATCGGCGTGCTGGCCTGCCACCGCATCAGGAGCCGCGACCGGCAGCTCGCCGACGATGTGGCGGTGCTGAAAATCCTGGCGACACTGGCCGGCCAGCTGCTGCAGCTGCAGGCGCTGGTGGCGGAAAAAACCCGCGCGCTGCAGGCCAAAAACCAGCTGCTGACGCGCGCGCTGGAGACCGCCGCCGCCCGCTACGGCATCATCGGCACCTCGCCGGCGCTGCTGCAGGCACTTGGCGAACTGGAACGGGTGTCAGAGGCCACCGCCAGCGTGCTGCTGCTGGGCGAGTCGGGCACCGGCAAGGAGCTGTTTGCGCGCGCGGTGCACCTGTCCAGCCAGCGCCGCGACCAGCCTTTCATCAAGGTCAATTGCGCGGCGATTCCCGACACCTTGTTCGAGTCGGAACTGTTCGGCTACGAGCGCGGCGCCTTCACCGGCGCACAGAACGCCCGCGCCGGCTGGTTCGAGCAGGCCGACCGCGGCACGATATTTCTCGACGAGATTGGCGAAATGCCACTGGCCATGCAGACCAAGCTGCTGCGCACGCTGCAGGAGGGCACCATTGTGCGGCTGGGCGGCAAGCGCGAAATCCGCGTGGAAGTGCGCGTGGTGGCGGCCACCAACCGCGACCTGGCGCAGGAGGTGCAGCGCGGCAGCTTCCGGCGCGACCTCTTTTACCGGCTCAATGTGATTCCGATCCGGCTGCCCTCGCTGCGCGAGCGTCCGCAGGACATTCGCGCGCTGGCCGTGCATTTTTTAAGCCGCATCAACCAGGCCAACCAGCGCAACGTGAGCCTGTCGCCGGCGGCCCTGGCCCGGCTGGAGCAGCACCCCTGGCCCGGCAACATCCGCGAACTGGGCAACGTGATCGAACGGCTGGTGCTGCTGACCGACAGCGCCATGGTGTCCGCGCCAGAGGTGGAACGTTTTCTGCCGCCCGAACAGGAGGATGCTGCAGCAGCGGCCCGCCCGCCCGCGTTGGCCTCCGCCGGCCAAGCCCACGCGCCACCCGGTGCGGCGGCTCCCGCCGTGCGCGAGTACCAGCCCGCCCGGTCGCACTCGGCCGCGCAATTGCAGCAGGCGCTGCTGGCCCATGGCGGCAACCAGTCGCGCGCCGCGCAGGCCCTGGGGCTGACGGTGCGGCAGTTCTCCTACCGGCTGCGCAAGATGGGCCTGCACAATGTCGACAATTTGTAG
- a CDS encoding sulfurtransferase: MTTENALPPVLVSPEQLSAMMGTEPVVIIDTRDADTYAAGHLPGAVNLREIFTFLATSTAEGLTALQSTFAEHFGAIGLSGNETAVFYEDALNSGYGQSCRGYYLLTWLGYPKIKVLNGGFSAWKARGLPVSTDPVTPAAATFPAKLAMADVMLTKDEVAAALGTDTVLLDVRDIDEWTGESSSPYGKDFAPRKGRLPGARWIEWYRFMKPSAQGPVFKSPLEVQAECATAGIATDDTVYLYCFKGARASNTFLALKQAGFSDVRMYFGSWNEWSRDDSLPIETGAPVIKPKAPALALAA; the protein is encoded by the coding sequence ATGACGACCGAAAACGCGCTTCCCCCCGTCCTCGTATCCCCCGAACAACTGTCGGCCATGATGGGCACCGAGCCGGTAGTCATCATCGACACCCGCGATGCTGACACCTATGCCGCCGGCCACCTGCCCGGCGCCGTCAACCTGCGCGAGATCTTCACCTTCCTGGCGACCTCGACGGCCGAAGGCCTGACCGCTCTCCAGTCCACGTTTGCCGAGCACTTTGGCGCGATCGGCCTGTCAGGCAACGAGACGGCCGTGTTTTACGAAGACGCGCTCAACAGCGGCTACGGCCAGTCCTGCCGCGGCTACTACCTGCTGACCTGGCTGGGCTACCCGAAGATCAAGGTGCTCAATGGCGGCTTTTCTGCGTGGAAGGCCAGGGGCCTGCCCGTCAGCACCGACCCGGTCACGCCGGCGGCCGCCACCTTCCCGGCCAAGCTCGCCATGGCCGACGTGATGCTGACCAAGGACGAGGTGGCCGCGGCGCTGGGCACCGACACCGTGCTGCTGGACGTGCGCGACATCGACGAGTGGACCGGCGAAAGCTCCTCGCCCTACGGCAAGGACTTCGCCCCGCGCAAGGGCCGGCTGCCGGGCGCCAGGTGGATCGAGTGGTACCGCTTCATGAAGCCTTCGGCGCAGGGCCCGGTGTTCAAGTCGCCGCTGGAAGTGCAGGCCGAATGCGCGACCGCCGGCATCGCGACCGACGACACGGTGTACCTCTACTGCTTCAAGGGAGCGCGCGCGTCCAACACCTTCCTGGCCCTCAAGCAGGCCGGCTTCTCGGACGTCCGCATGTACTTCGGCTCCTGGAACGAGTGGTCGCGCGACGACTCGCTGCCGATCGAAACCGGGGCGCCGGTGATCAAGCCCAAGGCGCCGGCGCTGGCCCTGGCGGCCTGA
- a CDS encoding OsmC family protein — MSEATVIEPTAPTTVKAFLKPIDGEGLAAFAAKGRANPASRGTNKVRTVMQGMYRSLSYVGDHQPVVVDEPLHLFGENTAPAPGEIVLSGLGGCLAVGITAVATWKKVRLSRLEIFLEGDIGNPAAWGADGALKQAPEMGFQTIRVKVVVEGDASREVLDGIVQHANFYSPVANSMRNPIPFEIALA, encoded by the coding sequence ATGTCCGAGGCCACTGTCATCGAACCCACCGCACCCACCACCGTGAAGGCCTTTCTGAAACCCATTGACGGCGAGGGCCTGGCCGCCTTTGCCGCCAAGGGCCGTGCCAACCCGGCCTCGCGTGGCACCAACAAGGTCCGCACCGTGATGCAGGGCATGTACCGCTCGCTGAGCTACGTGGGCGACCACCAGCCCGTGGTGGTGGACGAGCCGCTGCACCTGTTCGGCGAAAACACCGCGCCGGCGCCCGGCGAGATTGTGCTGTCGGGCCTGGGCGGCTGCCTGGCCGTGGGCATCACGGCGGTAGCCACCTGGAAGAAGGTCAGGCTGTCCCGGCTGGAAATCTTTCTGGAAGGCGACATCGGCAACCCGGCCGCCTGGGGTGCGGACGGCGCGCTCAAGCAAGCGCCCGAGATGGGCTTTCAGACGATCCGGGTGAAGGTGGTGGTCGAGGGCGATGCCAGCCGGGAGGTGCTCGACGGGATCGTGCAGCATGCGAATTTCTACTCCCCGGTGGCCAACAGCATGCGCAACCCGATCCCGTTCGAGATTGCGCTGGCCTGA
- a CDS encoding acyl-CoA dehydrogenase family protein yields MEVLERAPTDADMAANAGMPAEAALIQAVRSLADGPLAELADDIDRRGVYPKSILQRLGELGALKAHIAEPGRPSDYALAIQAMTEVSRVCGATGFMVWCHAVCGVYMEQSGNPALTGALLAQHGNGQTLGATGMSNPMKTFAGIETFLLHARRVEGGFRVNGTLPWVSNLGPDHYFGAVADIDSIEGADDTEAATPQQEIMFLVRCDAPGAALRNCPSFSAMEGTNTWAVRLTDYFVGANDLIADPVRPFIGRIRAAFILLQTGMGLGVAQGAIDSMWKVERQLGHVNEFLEDRPDALQQELDELTARIMTLAQTPFGTGHEFLIDVLDARAHASELALRAAQSALLHQGARGYLMTSDVQRRVRESHFVAIVTPAIKHLRKEIARLSAEEQPA; encoded by the coding sequence ATGGAAGTCCTCGAACGCGCCCCAACAGATGCTGACATGGCCGCCAACGCCGGGATGCCCGCCGAAGCGGCGTTGATCCAGGCGGTCCGGTCGCTGGCCGACGGGCCGCTGGCCGAGTTGGCCGACGACATCGACCGCCGCGGCGTCTACCCGAAGTCCATCCTGCAGCGGCTCGGCGAACTGGGCGCGCTCAAGGCCCACATCGCCGAGCCGGGCCGCCCGTCGGACTACGCGCTGGCGATACAGGCGATGACCGAGGTCTCCCGCGTCTGCGGCGCCACCGGCTTCATGGTCTGGTGCCACGCGGTGTGCGGCGTGTACATGGAGCAGTCGGGCAACCCGGCACTGACGGGCGCGCTGCTGGCGCAGCACGGCAACGGCCAGACCCTTGGCGCGACCGGCATGTCCAACCCGATGAAGACCTTTGCCGGCATCGAGACTTTCTTGCTGCATGCACGGCGGGTTGAAGGCGGCTTCCGCGTGAACGGCACCTTGCCCTGGGTCAGCAACCTGGGGCCCGACCATTATTTTGGCGCTGTTGCGGATATTGACAGCATTGAAGGCGCCGACGACACCGAGGCGGCCACGCCACAGCAGGAAATCATGTTCCTGGTGCGCTGCGACGCGCCGGGCGCGGCCTTGCGCAACTGTCCCTCGTTCTCGGCCATGGAAGGCACCAACACCTGGGCGGTACGGCTGACGGACTATTTTGTCGGCGCGAACGACCTGATCGCCGACCCGGTGCGCCCCTTCATCGGCCGCATCCGCGCCGCCTTCATCCTGCTGCAGACCGGCATGGGGCTGGGCGTGGCGCAGGGCGCGATCGATTCCATGTGGAAGGTCGAGCGCCAGCTCGGCCACGTCAACGAGTTCCTGGAGGACCGGCCCGACGCGCTGCAGCAGGAGCTGGACGAGTTGACGGCCCGCATCATGACGCTGGCGCAGACCCCGTTTGGCACGGGGCACGAGTTCCTGATCGACGTGCTCGACGCCCGCGCCCATGCGTCCGAACTGGCGCTGCGCGCCGCGCAGTCCGCGCTGCTGCACCAGGGGGCACGCGGCTACCTGATGACGTCCGATGTGCAGCGGCGCGTGCGCGAGTCGCATTTCGTCGCCATCGTGACGCCGGCGATCAAGCACCTGCGCAAGGAGATTGCCCGCCTGAGCGCCGAGGAGCAGCCGGCATGA
- a CDS encoding FAD-dependent oxidoreductase, whose translation MNTPAASPPAPAAAGLQTDGSGLPWEIFICRACGLLYDEARGDEDSGLAPGTRFADIPEDWACPLCGVTKADFEPYVREEPVRQARPSSSATPHRPAARRDAGTVIVGAGRAGWQMAEALRARDAGLPITLVTACNGDVYDKPLLSVALARGLAPDRLAHETGLQAAARLGVRLMAHTQAVRIVPASRQLRTSRGTLQYRHLVLAHGAQARSLPQFPAALCWRINHLQAYSRFRACLGEAAQRIAVVGAGLIGSELANDLALAGHNITLLDVAARPLAACLSEAQSQQLLEAWRTLPLRFVGGVQVSQVTEVQEEVQEEVQQGAAGESRAIKQISTHCGQLFSVDHIIVAAGLQTPHRLADSAGLAWNNGIDVHPETLATSVEGIHALGDCIAIDGQVSRFIEPIGRQAHTLAAHILGQPAAPYRQTAVPLRIKTGSLPFTLHPA comes from the coding sequence ATGAACACCCCAGCGGCATCACCGCCTGCACCCGCTGCTGCCGGGCTGCAAACCGACGGCTCCGGGCTGCCATGGGAAATTTTCATCTGCCGCGCCTGCGGCTTGCTGTACGACGAAGCCAGGGGCGACGAAGACAGCGGCCTGGCGCCGGGCACCCGCTTTGCCGACATTCCCGAGGACTGGGCCTGCCCGCTCTGCGGCGTGACCAAGGCGGACTTTGAACCCTATGTTCGCGAGGAGCCGGTCCGGCAGGCCCGGCCGTCCTCATCCGCCACGCCGCATCGGCCGGCCGCCCGACGTGACGCGGGCACGGTGATCGTCGGTGCGGGGCGCGCCGGCTGGCAAATGGCCGAGGCGCTGCGCGCGCGCGATGCCGGCCTGCCGATCACCCTGGTCACCGCCTGCAACGGCGATGTGTATGACAAGCCGTTGCTGTCGGTCGCCCTGGCCCGGGGCCTGGCACCCGACAGGCTGGCGCATGAAACCGGCCTGCAGGCCGCCGCACGGCTGGGTGTCCGGTTGATGGCGCACACGCAGGCGGTGCGCATCGTGCCGGCCAGCCGGCAGCTGCGCACCAGCCGCGGCACGCTGCAATACCGGCATCTGGTGCTGGCGCATGGCGCCCAGGCGCGTTCGCTGCCGCAGTTTCCGGCCGCGCTGTGCTGGCGCATCAACCATTTGCAGGCCTATTCCCGCTTTCGCGCCTGCCTGGGCGAGGCGGCGCAACGCATCGCAGTCGTGGGCGCGGGCCTGATCGGCTCCGAACTGGCCAATGACCTGGCGCTGGCCGGCCATAACATCACGCTGCTGGATGTGGCGGCGCGCCCGCTGGCCGCCTGCCTGTCCGAAGCGCAGTCGCAACAATTGCTGGAGGCCTGGCGCACGCTGCCGCTGCGCTTTGTTGGTGGCGTGCAGGTCAGCCAGGTGACGGAGGTGCAGGAGGAGGTGCAGGAGGAGGTGCAGCAAGGCGCGGCCGGTGAGAGCCGGGCCATCAAGCAAATCAGCACCCATTGCGGCCAGCTGTTCAGTGTCGACCACATCATCGTGGCCGCCGGCCTGCAAACGCCCCATCGGCTGGCCGACAGCGCGGGCCTGGCCTGGAACAACGGTATCGATGTGCATCCCGAGACGCTGGCCACCAGCGTGGAGGGCATTCACGCGCTGGGTGACTGCATCGCCATCGACGGACAGGTCAGCCGCTTCATCGAACCCATTGGCCGGCAAGCGCATACCCTGGCCGCGCACATTTTGGGCCAGCCGGCCGCGCCCTACCGGCAAACCGCCGTGCCCTTGCGCATCAAGACCGGCTCCTTGCCGTTCACGCTGCACCCGGCCTGA
- a CDS encoding rubrerythrin family protein: MSTTRRPEIKTMANLEAAFAGESMAHIKYRYFAKLAREAGDEATARTFEETADQEVMHAFGHLDLLYPKATMTPARALQIAIDGETYEYTEMYPGFRATAEAEGNAAAVAEMDEQIEESKVHAAQFKATLEKAQKRFAALARVEERHANHYQARLNVVNEGAAAA; this comes from the coding sequence ATGAGCACAACGCGACGCCCCGAAATCAAGACCATGGCCAATCTGGAGGCCGCCTTTGCCGGCGAATCCATGGCGCACATCAAATACCGCTATTTCGCCAAGCTGGCCCGCGAAGCCGGTGACGAAGCCACGGCGCGCACCTTTGAAGAAACCGCCGACCAGGAAGTCATGCACGCCTTCGGCCATCTGGACCTGCTCTACCCCAAGGCGACCATGACGCCCGCCAGGGCGCTGCAAATCGCCATCGATGGTGAAACCTACGAATACACCGAGATGTACCCGGGCTTCCGCGCAACCGCTGAAGCCGAAGGCAACGCGGCGGCCGTGGCTGAAATGGACGAGCAGATCGAGGAGTCCAAAGTGCATGCCGCACAATTCAAGGCCACCCTGGAAAAAGCCCAGAAACGCTTTGCGGCCCTGGCCCGGGTGGAAGAGCGCCACGCCAACCACTACCAGGCGCGGCTGAACGTTGTCAACGAAGGCGCCGCTGCGGCCTGA
- a CDS encoding rubredoxin, which translates to MKTYLCIVCGFVYDEAAGRPEDGIAVGTRWADVPESWACPDCGVAKADFEVVEI; encoded by the coding sequence ATGAAAACCTATCTCTGTATCGTTTGCGGCTTTGTGTACGATGAAGCGGCTGGCCGGCCGGAAGACGGCATTGCAGTCGGCACCCGCTGGGCCGATGTGCCCGAAAGCTGGGCATGCCCGGACTGCGGCGTTGCCAAGGCCGATTTTGAAGTGGTCGAAATTTAA
- a CDS encoding DUF2061 domain-containing protein, giving the protein MAKLARANLTALKKTASYYVLHVTVAALVAYAVTGNFLLALTLSLLEPTVQAFAFFFHEKAWERWGGQRNAMRAMPATPLTAGVAA; this is encoded by the coding sequence ATGGCCAAACTTGCCCGCGCCAACTTAACTGCCCTGAAGAAAACTGCCAGCTACTACGTGCTGCACGTCACCGTCGCCGCATTGGTGGCCTACGCTGTCACGGGCAATTTTTTGCTGGCCCTGACGCTGAGTCTGCTGGAGCCCACGGTTCAGGCCTTTGCCTTTTTCTTCCATGAGAAAGCCTGGGAACGCTGGGGCGGACAGCGCAACGCGATGCGCGCCATGCCAGCGACGCCATTAACGGCAGGAGTAGCCGCATGA